The following proteins come from a genomic window of Dreissena polymorpha isolate Duluth1 chromosome 1, UMN_Dpol_1.0, whole genome shotgun sequence:
- the LOC127866053 gene encoding uncharacterized protein LOC127866053, with product MPVVIELVMTGCGNQEQRGFLIRELINIINKKENPAGYQPLLPDKESVRKAFEEVFSGIGEFIAKSGCIQIIVRPKNIAQFFRLLNDCVKGVLTEAMNPIQDIIRKLPGCENYEQDAVLYRDHYTCVMDNLVSQLAAIVQKKGLIVPKRTTTKPMLEGGKFIMKVGCFNKEDRSQFEHCVNNGQLRKLFNPINTLLQDVGKDVAIDVMIHNADEKTSCEPVIITARCDGNVETLKLKDVHVKIADDSSIPSITGFAVVPPYIIGADYSNNCVKLFHIETKAHIGTPICTCNKPTCKPGCHMCKPWDVVMIDEQNKQVCVSVPASGKLIFVRINDNQLIQYNELVGHDHCRGLAYADNQLYVGYEHPKRQIKVIGLDGNEVRVFCDAKFHSPWYLAFDEQSKSLFISEVMQSKVYQLNEGGNIVTLINVNKLIESQRGIALKDPSTLYIVGHGFDNKDDFGLTQKEDFVYEVDIISGKSHALFRFENAPPKCVRRYRDSMFLSFYGSERIMQFDISEELTTF from the exons ATGCCGGTTGTAATCGAGCTCGTAATGACTGGTTGTGGTAACCAGGAACAACGTGGTTTTCTCATTAGAGAGCTGATCAACATCATAAATAAGAAGGAGAATCCAGCAGGCTATCAGCCGCTTCTTCCGGACAAGGAATCTGTCCGCAAAGCATTCGAGGAAGTCTTCTCGGGCATAGGAG AGTTCATAGCAAAGTCGGGTTGCATACAAATAATTGTACGCCCGAAGAACATTGCACAATTCTTCCGTCTGCTAAACGATTGTGTCAAAGGGGTATTAACAGAGGCAATGAATCCTATTCAAGATATCATACGAAAGTTGCCTGGATGCGAAAATTACGAACAGGATGCCGTTTTGTACAGAGACCACTATACGTGTGTGATGGACAATTTGG TATCACAGCTCGCAGCCATTGTGCAGAAAAAAGGCCTGATAGTTCCAAAGCGGACAACTACAAAACCAATGCTTGAGGGTGGAAAGTTTATTATGAAGGTGGGATGTTTTAACAAGGAGGAtcgatcacagtttgaacactgTGTGAACAACGGACAGCTTCGAAAGTTGTTCAACCCGATAAATACATTACTACAAGACGTTGGAAAGGATGTAGCCATAGACGTAATGATTCATAACGCGG ATGAGAAAACCTCATGTGAACCAGTGATAATAACTGCAcg TTGCGATGGGAATGTGGAGACGTTGAAACTCAAAGACGTTCATGTTAAGATTGCAGATGATTCGTCAATACCTTCAATCACAGGATTTGCTGTTGTTCCACCGTATATTATCGGCGCGGATTATTCAAACAACTgtgtaaaattgtttcatatcGAAACCAAAGCACACATAGGAACACCGATTTGTACATGCAACAAACCTACGTGTAAACCTGGCTGTCATATGTGTAAACCATGGGACGTTGTAATGATAGACGAACAAAATAAACAGGTTTGTGTGTCTGTGCCTGCAAGTGGAAAACTTATTTTTGTCAGAATCAACGACAATCAGCTAATCCAATACAATGAGCTCGTCGGTCATGACCACTGTCGAGGTCTCGCATACGCCGACAACCAACTGTATGTCGGGTATGAACATCCTAAACGTCAAATAAAAGTTATTGGGCTAGATGGAAACGAGGTGCGTGTTTTTTGTGATGCCAAGTTCCACTCACCTTGGTACCTGGCGTTTGATGAACAATCAAAAAGTTTGTTCATTTctgaggtaatgcaatcaaaagTTTACCAATTAAATGAAGGGGGAAATATTGTGACACTAATCAACGTCAACAAATTAATCGAGTCGCAAAGAGGGATAGCACTCAAAGACCCATCCACGTTGTACATTGTTGGACATGGATTTGACAACAAAGATGACTTTGGATTGACACAGAAAGAGGACTTTGTATACGAAGTAGATATTATCTCGGGCAAAAGCCACGCCCTATTTCGTTTTGAGAATGCGCCTCCAAAGTGCGTTCGAAGATACAGAGACTCAATGTTCCTGAGTTTTTATGGTTCAGAAAGAATAATGCAATTTGACATTTCAGAGGAATTAACTACATTTTGA